The Arsenophonus sp. genome contains a region encoding:
- a CDS encoding sodium:alanine symporter family protein, whose amino-acid sequence MTEIVDNLNNIFWGKILIYLLIGVGLYFTFGTKFIQFRHFRHMFSLLRESNKSNSYGISSFQALCTTLAARVGTGNLTGIAIALTAGGPGAIFWMWIIAVIGMATSFIENTLAQLYKIKDIDGNYRGGPAYYIKNGLDMPWLGVLFSIFLILSFGLIFNAVQSNSIAQAASFAFKFKPHYIGIILSVTCGIIIFGGFKFIARIAEFVVPIMAISYLTLAIWIMITHIAQLKDIFLLIIKEAFGYQKAIGGIMGYTVYQSMIQGIQRGLFSNEAGMGSSPNAAAAATPYPPHPASQGYIQMLGVFVDTIVICSATAIIIILSGALDTNQSISGIELTQKALSLVIGEWGKYFIAIAIFFFAFTSIIANYAYAESNMIFLEKNYKIKLYILRIGTLIMIIFGSITEMPFVWKLADLSMGFMTLINLIAILMLSNVAFKVTQDYNEQKEMGKLPKFKTSNYFKIKNDVWK is encoded by the coding sequence ATGACAGAAATAGTAGATAATTTAAATAATATTTTCTGGGGTAAAATACTGATCTATTTATTAATTGGTGTTGGTTTATATTTTACTTTTGGTACAAAATTTATTCAATTTAGACATTTTAGACATATGTTCTCTTTATTAAGAGAAAGTAATAAATCTAATTCTTACGGTATATCTTCATTTCAAGCATTATGTACAACATTAGCTGCAAGAGTTGGCACTGGAAATTTAACTGGAATTGCTATTGCACTGACTGCAGGAGGTCCAGGTGCTATATTTTGGATGTGGATAATAGCAGTAATAGGAATGGCAACATCTTTTATAGAAAACACATTAGCACAATTATATAAAATTAAAGATATAGATGGAAATTATCGAGGTGGTCCTGCATATTATATAAAAAATGGTTTAGATATGCCTTGGCTTGGTGTATTATTTTCTATATTTTTAATACTATCATTTGGTTTAATTTTCAATGCAGTACAATCTAATTCTATAGCACAAGCTGCTTCTTTTGCATTTAAATTTAAGCCACACTACATAGGAATTATATTATCCGTAACTTGTGGAATAATCATATTTGGAGGATTTAAATTTATAGCACGTATTGCAGAATTTGTTGTTCCAATTATGGCTATATCATACTTAACATTAGCAATATGGATTATGATAACTCATATAGCACAATTAAAAGATATTTTTTTATTAATAATTAAAGAAGCTTTTGGATATCAAAAAGCAATAGGAGGTATCATGGGATATACTGTATATCAATCTATGATACAAGGAATACAAAGAGGATTATTTTCTAATGAAGCAGGGATGGGTTCTTCACCAAATGCAGCTGCTGCAGCAACTCCTTATCCACCTCATCCTGCTTCTCAAGGATATATACAAATGTTAGGTGTATTTGTAGATACTATTGTTATTTGTAGCGCAACTGCAATAATAATAATTTTATCTGGTGCTTTAGATACTAATCAATCTATTAGTGGGATTGAATTAACTCAAAAAGCACTTTCTTTAGTCATTGGAGAATGGGGAAAATATTTTATAGCAATTGCTATTTTTTTCTTCGCATTTACATCTATTATAGCAAACTATGCATATGCAGAAAGTAATATGATTTTTTTAGAAAAAAATTATAAAATTAAATTGTATATCCTAAGAATAGGAACCTTAATTATGATTATTTTTGGATCTATCACAGAAATGCCATTTGTATGGAAATTAGCAGATCTTTCAATGGGTTTTATGACTCTAATTAATCTTATCGCTATATTAATGTTATCTAATGTAGCTTTTAAAGTTACACAAGATTATAATGAACAAAAAGAAATGGGAAAATTACCTAAATTTAAAACTAGTAACTATTTTAAAATCAAAAATGATGTATGGAAATAA
- the corA gene encoding magnesium/cobalt transporter CorA: protein MLLAFKLDNESLSKINDNTKLSESIWVDLISPNEEDRKRIQTELGQLLVSPIELTDIEASARFFKDKDGLHIHSFFYYEDLESHAGNTTVAFTFQNSRLYTLREFELPEFRLYRIRSRNQRYIHGNAYELFLDLFEIKIEQLANIIENIYSILESLSRVILDGKQGNELDTALSHLAEQEDISWKVRLCLMDSQRALNFLIRRSELPSSQLDQARDILRDIESLLPHNESLFQKVNFLMQAAMGLINIEQNRIIKIFSVVSVIFLPPTLVASSYGMNFKFMPELNWHFGYPAGILLMIIAGLAPYLYFKRKNWL from the coding sequence ATGTTGTTAGCTTTTAAATTAGATAATGAATCTTTATCTAAGATAAATGACAATACAAAATTGTCTGAATCTATATGGGTAGATTTAATATCTCCTAATGAAGAAGATAGAAAAAGAATACAAACAGAATTAGGACAATTATTAGTTAGTCCCATAGAATTAACTGACATAGAGGCATCTGCACGTTTCTTTAAAGATAAAGATGGATTACATATTCATTCTTTTTTTTATTATGAAGATCTCGAATCTCATGCTGGAAATACAACAGTTGCTTTTACATTTCAAAATTCTCGTTTATATACATTAAGAGAATTTGAATTGCCAGAATTTCGTTTATATAGAATAAGATCAAGAAATCAAAGATATATTCATGGCAATGCATATGAATTATTTTTAGATTTATTTGAAATTAAAATAGAACAATTAGCTAATATTATAGAGAATATATATTCTATTTTAGAATCGTTAAGTAGAGTAATTTTAGATGGGAAGCAGGGTAATGAATTAGATACTGCATTATCCCATCTTGCTGAGCAAGAAGATATTAGTTGGAAAGTAAGATTGTGTTTAATGGATAGTCAAAGAGCATTAAATTTTTTGATTCGTCGTTCTGAATTACCATCAAGTCAATTAGATCAAGCAAGAGATATTTTACGTGATATAGAATCTTTATTACCTCATAATGAATCTCTTTTTCAGAAGGTAAATTTTTTAATGCAAGCTGCAATGGGATTAATTAATATTGAACAAAATAGAATTATTAAAATTTTTTCAGTTGTATCTGTAATTTTTTTACCTCCTACACTAGTAGCATCAAGTTATGGAATGAATTTCAAATTTATGCCAGAATTAAATTGGCATTTTGGATATCCAGCAGGAATATTATTAATGATTATTGCTGGTTTAGCACCTTATTTATATTTTAAACGAAAAAATTGGTTATGA
- a CDS encoding adenylosuccinate synthase — translation MNKNIVIIGMQWGDEGKGKIVDLLAKKFQYVIRYQGGDNAGHTIVVDNKKIILHLVPSGILNSNVKNVIANGVVINPSLLIKEIKTLKNLGFLVDKHLYISPFCSLILPCHVALDKARESLSKKNIGTTCKGIGPAYEDKIARRNLRIGDLINKKIFFKKLKYLIEYHNFQLVHYYKFNPINYKKTFDELIEARSILIKMIRDVALLLYKENRNGKSMIFEGAQGFLLDIEHGTYPYVTSSYTTVGGVFLGSGLGLSDNLNILGIFKAYSTRVGNGPFPTELFDDIGRYLRKKGQEYGSTTGRARRIGWLDIVLINRAIQINSFSFLALTKLDVLDELEEIKICIAYKKKDGQVFERIPFFIEEWNEIIPVYEILPGWKCNTSGITEYDKLPREAINYIRKIETLIKIPISIISTGPERSETIILSNILGIIK, via the coding sequence ATGAATAAAAATATTGTAATTATTGGTATGCAATGGGGTGATGAAGGAAAAGGAAAAATAGTAGATTTATTAGCTAAAAAATTTCAATATGTTATTCGATATCAAGGAGGAGATAATGCTGGGCATACTATAGTAGTAGATAATAAAAAAATAATTCTCCATTTAGTTCCATCTGGTATTTTAAATTCGAATGTTAAAAATGTAATAGCTAATGGTGTAGTAATAAATCCAAGTCTTTTAATAAAAGAAATCAAAACTTTAAAAAATCTTGGTTTTCTGGTAGATAAACATTTATATATTTCACCTTTTTGTTCGTTAATTTTACCTTGTCATGTAGCTTTAGATAAAGCAAGAGAATCTTTATCTAAAAAAAATATTGGGACGACTTGCAAAGGTATAGGTCCAGCTTATGAAGATAAAATTGCACGTAGAAATTTACGAATTGGAGATTTAATTAATAAAAAGATTTTTTTTAAAAAATTAAAATATTTAATAGAGTATCATAATTTTCAATTAGTTCATTATTATAAATTTAATCCTATTAATTATAAAAAAACATTTGATGAATTAATAGAAGCAAGATCAATTTTGATTAAAATGATACGTGATGTTGCTCTTTTATTATATAAAGAAAATAGAAACGGAAAATCTATGATTTTTGAAGGAGCACAAGGTTTTTTATTAGATATTGAACATGGAACTTATCCGTATGTAACATCTTCTTATACAACAGTTGGTGGAGTTTTTTTAGGATCAGGATTGGGATTGTCAGATAATCTTAATATTTTAGGAATATTTAAAGCTTATTCTACTCGTGTTGGAAATGGACCTTTCCCAACTGAGTTATTTGATGATATTGGTAGATATTTAAGAAAAAAAGGTCAAGAATATGGATCTACTACTGGACGTGCTCGTCGAATAGGATGGTTGGATATTGTATTAATAAATAGAGCAATACAAATAAATTCCTTTTCTTTTCTTGCATTAACTAAATTAGATGTTTTAGATGAATTAGAAGAAATTAAAATATGTATTGCTTATAAAAAAAAAGATGGACAAGTTTTTGAACGTATTCCGTTTTTTATTGAAGAGTGGAATGAGATTATTCCTGTATATGAAATTTTGCCAGGATGGAAATGTAATACCTCTGGGATAACAGAATATGATAAATTACCTAGAGAAGCTATTAATTATATTCGTAAAATTGAAACATTAATTAAAATTCCAATTAGCATTATTTCAACTGGTCCAGAAAGATCGGAAACAATTATACTATCTAATATTTTAGGAATTATCAAATAA
- the pgsA gene encoding CDP-diacylglycerol--glycerol-3-phosphate 3-phosphatidyltransferase: protein MQLNLSTYLTILRLILTPFLIIFFYIPFRWSPIVCSLLFTTAALTDLFDGFFARLLKQKTKFGSFLDPVADKIIVNITLVLITEYYSIWWMTIPTIIIISREIFISALREWIATELNKKNIISVSYIGKSKTTFQMISLIGLLWHPNNIIEKISIALLYFSTILAFLSMLQYTFSGIKYTKNKIKYLK, encoded by the coding sequence ATGCAATTAAACCTTTCAACTTATTTAACAATTTTACGTCTTATTTTAACACCTTTTTTAATTATTTTTTTTTATATTCCATTTAGGTGGTCTCCAATTGTGTGTTCATTATTGTTCACAACAGCAGCACTAACTGATTTATTTGATGGATTTTTTGCACGATTACTCAAACAGAAAACAAAATTTGGATCTTTTTTAGATCCAGTAGCAGATAAAATAATCGTTAATATTACTTTAGTTCTTATTACAGAATATTATTCAATTTGGTGGATGACTATACCAACAATAATTATAATTTCACGAGAAATTTTTATTTCTGCATTGAGAGAATGGATAGCAACAGAATTAAACAAAAAAAATATTATTTCTGTTTCTTATATTGGAAAATCTAAAACAACGTTTCAAATGATTTCATTAATAGGGTTACTTTGGCATCCAAATAATATAATTGAAAAAATCTCTATAGCATTATTATATTTTTCAACTATTCTAGCTTTTTTATCCATGTTACAATATACTTTCTCTGGAATAAAATATACAAAAAATAAAATTAAATATTTAAAATAA
- the hflC gene encoding protease modulator HflC — protein MRKKILFFLSIISFIITVYFSFFVVKPTEKAVLLRFGKILNNNNPIIYSSGLHVKVPFMDEHEILDARIQNLDIALERYLTRDNKYFILDFFLKWKIVDFVKYYNFTNENRMYHIDDLLKNRIKNFFYTEFRKLNFNELLNLNNHFYINQNNDYLNLNNKTKNINLNTNHLMYFQKINLNNQHMMFKLTNLTLFNIFFDSLIKELGIKIIDIKIKKIEVPQEFLNSFYQHIKIQRENLIREYHSKAKEEALKIHAIADRMVIEILAEAQKKAIELKGEADAIVTKLFADSFSKDFDFYIFIRSLRAYEKSFSKNNNDIVVLNPDINFFRYIKFSNKLINKTN, from the coding sequence ATGCGTAAAAAAATACTATTTTTTTTGTCTATTATCTCCTTTATTATTACTGTTTATTTTTCTTTTTTTGTAGTAAAACCAACAGAAAAAGCAGTGCTTTTACGTTTTGGTAAAATATTAAATAATAATAATCCTATTATTTATAGTTCTGGATTACATGTTAAAGTACCGTTTATGGATGAACATGAAATATTAGATGCGCGTATTCAGAACTTAGATATTGCATTAGAACGTTACTTAACTAGAGATAATAAATATTTTATTTTAGACTTTTTTTTAAAATGGAAAATAGTTGATTTTGTAAAATATTACAATTTTACTAATGAAAATAGGATGTATCATATTGATGATTTATTAAAGAATAGAATAAAAAATTTTTTTTATACAGAATTTAGAAAATTAAATTTTAATGAATTATTGAATCTCAATAATCATTTTTATATAAATCAAAATAATGATTATTTAAATTTAAATAATAAAACAAAAAATATTAATTTAAATACTAATCATTTAATGTATTTTCAAAAAATTAATTTAAATAATCAACATATGATGTTTAAATTAACAAATTTAACTTTATTTAATATATTTTTTGATTCTTTAATTAAAGAATTAGGAATCAAAATTATAGATATAAAAATAAAAAAAATTGAAGTACCCCAAGAATTTTTAAATTCTTTTTATCAACATATTAAAATTCAACGTGAAAATTTAATTCGTGAATATCATTCTAAAGCAAAAGAAGAAGCATTAAAAATTCATGCAATAGCTGATAGGATGGTAATAGAAATATTAGCAGAAGCACAAAAAAAAGCAATTGAACTAAAAGGAGAAGCAGATGCGATAGTAACAAAATTGTTTGCAGATTCTTTTAGCAAAGATTTTGATTTTTATATTTTTATTCGTAGTTTACGTGCTTATGAAAAAAGTTTTAGTAAAAATAATAATGATATTGTTGTTTTAAATCCAGATATAAATTTTTTTCGTTACATAAAATTTTCGAATAAATTAATTAATAAAACAAATTAA
- the hflK gene encoding FtsH protease activity modulator HflK, whose amino-acid sequence MEWNLFLCYKKQKYDPWGRKKDSNPYLKGYKLIIKNKFINKILKILKTINEYFQKKNQSFQSKKKNNVNVLFSIILFCVLTWFLTGFCIIKKNEQGVLLRFGQYQYMLNSGLHWKINFIEEIIPINIKRIYIKNVKSNILTSDQNIIHINMDIQYKIVNPIFYLFNIQKPDYSLFQATNSILTTAFGQINIEDILNINQKIIKEKIKKELKDIISLYEIGINILDINFQEIIPPITVKKYFDDVIIAHTEKKNIISEAKSYYDEVVSVSKGNAKKIIEEANAYKVNLIAKAKGEIAGFSKILPEYNLSPQITRERLYIETMERILENSRKIFVTNKDNIIVLSMDSSNLNNIQNKNLDLSKKDELNHQKNKNIINQKKDPEWIYPSRGKNARTNDNTNRIGR is encoded by the coding sequence ATGGAGTGGAATCTTTTTTTATGTTATAAAAAACAAAAATACGATCCATGGGGAAGAAAAAAGGATTCTAATCCTTACTTAAAAGGCTATAAGTTAATTATAAAAAATAAATTTATTAATAAAATTTTAAAAATATTAAAAACAATAAATGAATATTTTCAAAAAAAAAATCAATCTTTTCAATCAAAAAAAAAAAATAATGTAAATGTATTATTTTCAATAATACTGTTTTGTGTTTTGACTTGGTTCTTGACGGGTTTTTGTATTATTAAAAAAAATGAACAAGGAGTTCTTTTGAGATTTGGTCAATATCAATATATGTTAAATTCTGGTTTACATTGGAAAATTAATTTTATAGAAGAAATAATTCCAATTAATATCAAAAGAATATATATCAAAAATGTAAAGAGTAATATTCTAACTTCAGACCAAAATATAATCCATATAAATATGGATATTCAATATAAAATTGTAAATCCAATTTTTTATTTATTTAATATACAAAAACCAGATTATAGCTTATTTCAAGCAACTAACAGTATTTTAACAACTGCATTTGGTCAAATAAACATTGAAGATATATTAAATATAAATCAAAAAATAATAAAAGAAAAAATTAAAAAAGAGCTAAAAGATATAATTTCATTATATGAAATAGGTATAAATATTTTAGATATAAATTTTCAAGAAATTATACCTCCTATTACAGTGAAAAAATATTTTGATGATGTCATAATTGCTCATACAGAAAAAAAAAATATTATATCTGAAGCTAAATCTTATTATGATGAAGTAGTTTCGGTTTCTAAAGGAAATGCAAAAAAAATAATAGAGGAAGCAAATGCTTATAAAGTGAATTTAATTGCTAAAGCTAAAGGAGAAATAGCTGGTTTTTCTAAAATTTTGCCAGAATATAATTTATCTCCTCAAATTACAAGAGAACGTTTGTATATTGAAACAATGGAACGTATTTTAGAAAATTCAAGAAAAATTTTTGTTACTAATAAAGACAATATAATAGTGCTATCTATGGATTCATCTAATTTAAATAATATTCAAAATAAAAATTTAGACCTTTCTAAAAAGGATGAATTAAATCATCAAAAAAATAAAAATATCATAAATCAAAAAAAAGATCCTGAATGGATTTATCCGTCCAGAGGAAAAAATGCTAGAACTAATGATAATACAAATCGTATAGGGAGATAG
- the yigB gene encoding 5-amino-6-(5-phospho-D-ribitylamino)uracil phosphatase YigB, translating to MYIYRKLTPISAITFDLDDTLYDNKPVMDKTEKELLNFIRSYDIRFSTFQFNDFKMYQTIILKKYPDIYHNVTYWRWLAAKLLLLHYGYSYNHAILGANKIISYFLYWRSQINIPKFTHKILSYLSKKIPLAVITNGNANPSVFGLGNYFQFVLQAGKDGRAKPFSDMYYCASQKFNIKIHSILHVGDSLDTDIQGALDSGMQACWLNSRKKILSYNKISNKFPHVEIKCLASLIALI from the coding sequence ATTTATCGTAAGTTAACGCCAATTTCAGCAATTACTTTTGATTTAGATGATACATTATATGATAATAAACCAGTAATGGATAAGACAGAAAAAGAGTTATTAAATTTTATTCGATCTTATGACATAAGATTTAGTACATTTCAATTTAATGATTTTAAAATGTATCAAACTATTATTTTAAAAAAATATCCTGATATTTATCATAATGTGACATATTGGAGATGGTTAGCAGCAAAATTGTTACTTTTGCATTATGGATATAGTTATAATCATGCAATTTTAGGAGCAAACAAGATTATATCTTATTTTTTATATTGGAGAAGTCAAATTAATATACCAAAATTTACGCATAAGATTTTATCTTACTTATCTAAAAAAATACCATTAGCAGTGATTACTAACGGAAATGCCAATCCTTCTGTTTTCGGTTTAGGTAATTATTTTCAATTTGTTTTACAAGCAGGAAAAGATGGGCGTGCTAAACCATTTAGTGATATGTATTATTGTGCTAGTCAAAAATTCAATATTAAAATTCATAGTATTTTGCATGTAGGAGATAGTTTAGATACAGATATTCAAGGAGCACTAGATAGTGGTATGCAAGCATGTTGGTTAAATAGTAGAAAAAAGATTTTATCTTATAATAAAATTTCTAATAAATTTCCTCATGTTGAAATTAAATGTTTAGCTTCCTTAATTGCATTGATATAA
- the mutL gene encoding DNA mismatch repair endonuclease MutL gives MSKIKKLSPEVINQIAAGEVIDRPASVVKELVENSIDANSTIINIFIQDGGKKNIRVSDNGNGISKDDLKLSIFPYYTSKICFLKDLENLKSFGFRGEALSSICSVSRFIIKSKTYNQKMGWALYSEGSYLDFNLKPIAHPIGTTVEILDLFYNIPVRKKFLRSSKSEFIYIDQLIKKIALSYYNITINFFNNDKLCRHYFCANDIDSKKIRISQIFGKYFLKKSYRIFQNKDNISIEGWISNENYTKIGEIQFFYVNNRIVENYFINYIIRKIIHLKRFSNSKIDYILYLYINPSEIDFNIHPSKKKIRFLKKKIVYDFIFQSIFLGFNLQSKKHFLISDIHQKNFKNELEKSNLFDEKDLKNKTILNFSKRKWNIKILMIYKKKFALIQYLYKIVLISLDKLNFFLKKYLLELDYKKSKFELVFIPVFVLSNKNLKTFHKVRYFISYLGFKVLLINNNNIKIISVIRSFRNLNLITLFIEILEYFYEFPFYDRKKFIFFILNKIINKKKFWTIIEVKKLLVNVELTNPDLIQHLPSNIFKIINFESIFKKFFL, from the coding sequence ATGTCAAAAATAAAAAAATTGTCTCCAGAAGTTATAAATCAAATTGCTGCTGGAGAAGTAATTGATCGTCCAGCATCAGTTGTGAAAGAATTAGTTGAGAATAGTATTGATGCAAATTCAACTATTATTAATATTTTTATTCAAGATGGCGGTAAAAAAAATATTCGAGTTAGTGATAATGGAAATGGTATTTCTAAAGATGATTTAAAATTATCTATTTTTCCTTATTATACTAGTAAAATATGTTTTTTAAAAGATTTAGAAAATTTAAAAAGTTTTGGGTTTAGAGGAGAAGCATTATCTAGCATTTGTAGTGTATCTCGTTTTATAATTAAATCAAAAACTTACAATCAAAAAATGGGATGGGCATTATATTCTGAAGGTTCTTATTTAGATTTTAATTTAAAGCCAATAGCACATCCTATTGGAACTACAGTAGAAATACTAGATCTCTTTTATAATATTCCTGTACGTAAAAAATTTTTGAGATCTAGTAAGTCTGAATTTATTTATATAGATCAATTAATTAAAAAAATAGCTTTATCATATTATAATATTACAATAAATTTTTTTAATAATGATAAATTATGTAGACATTATTTTTGTGCAAATGATATTGATTCTAAGAAAATTAGAATATCTCAAATATTTGGAAAATATTTTTTAAAGAAATCATATAGAATATTTCAAAATAAAGATAATATTTCAATAGAAGGATGGATTTCAAATGAAAATTATACAAAAATTGGAGAAATACAATTTTTTTACGTTAATAATAGAATAGTAGAAAATTATTTTATTAATTACATTATTCGAAAAATAATTCATCTTAAACGTTTTTCAAATAGTAAAATTGATTATATATTGTATTTATATATTAATCCTAGTGAAATTGATTTTAATATTCATCCTTCAAAAAAAAAAATTCGCTTTCTAAAAAAAAAAATAGTTTATGATTTTATTTTTCAATCAATTTTTTTAGGATTTAATTTACAATCAAAAAAGCACTTTTTAATAAGTGATATTCATCAAAAAAATTTTAAAAATGAATTAGAAAAATCAAATTTATTTGATGAAAAAGATCTAAAAAATAAAACAATTTTAAATTTTTCGAAAAGAAAATGGAATATTAAAATATTGATGATATATAAAAAAAAATTTGCATTAATTCAATATTTATATAAAATTGTTTTAATTTCTTTAGATAAGTTGAATTTTTTTTTAAAGAAATATTTATTAGAATTAGATTATAAAAAATCTAAATTTGAATTGGTTTTTATTCCTGTATTTGTTTTATCAAACAAAAATTTAAAAACTTTTCATAAAGTGAGATACTTTATATCTTATTTAGGTTTTAAAGTATTATTAATTAATAATAATAATATAAAAATTATTAGTGTAATACGTTCTTTTAGAAATTTAAATTTAATAACACTTTTTATAGAAATTTTAGAATATTTTTATGAATTTCCTTTTTATGATAGAAAAAAATTTATTTTTTTCATATTAAATAAAATAATTAATAAAAAAAAATTTTGGACTATTATTGAAGTAAAAAAATTATTAGTAAATGTTGAATTAACTAATCCTGATTTAATTCAACATTTACCATCTAACATTTTTAAAATTATTAATTTTGAATCAATTTTTAAAAAGTTTTTCTTATGA
- the miaA gene encoding tRNA (adenosine(37)-N6)-dimethylallyltransferase MiaA: protein MGPTASGKTDLAIKLCQIFPFSIVSVDSGLIYKGMDIGTAKPTLEDQKIAPHKLIDLLDPSQYYSVANFYHDVLIEIEKIVRMNRIPLLVGGSMLYFKVLLEGLYLLPEKNDDIRLRIKKYADYFGWNVIYQYLKKIDFQYVSKIHPNDVYRLTRALEIFLITGKKIKDHVKKKTFYDYIQICIFPENNSLLFDRIKKRFMHMLDLGFEEEVHSFYKREDLHNNLPSMRCVGYKQMWEYFSGKLKYHEMIHQAILATKTLAKHQITWLKKWKNIDLIIDDTNMNQAFKKVSNFIRHINIIKT from the coding sequence ATTGGTCCTACAGCATCTGGAAAAACAGATTTAGCAATTAAATTATGTCAGATATTTCCATTTAGTATTGTCAGTGTAGATTCAGGTTTAATTTATAAAGGAATGGATATAGGGACTGCAAAACCGACTTTAGAGGATCAAAAAATAGCACCACATAAATTAATTGATCTTTTAGATCCTTCTCAATATTATTCTGTAGCTAATTTTTATCATGATGTATTAATAGAAATAGAAAAAATTGTTCGAATGAATAGAATACCATTGCTTGTTGGTGGAAGTATGTTATATTTTAAAGTCTTATTAGAAGGATTATATTTATTACCAGAAAAAAATGATGATATTCGATTAAGAATTAAAAAATATGCAGATTATTTTGGTTGGAATGTAATATATCAATATTTAAAAAAAATTGATTTTCAATATGTTTCTAAAATTCATCCTAATGATGTTTATCGATTAACTCGTGCATTAGAAATATTTCTTATAACTGGAAAAAAAATTAAAGATCATGTAAAAAAAAAAACTTTTTATGATTATATACAAATTTGTATTTTTCCAGAAAATAATAGTCTATTATTTGATAGAATAAAAAAACGTTTTATGCATATGTTAGATTTAGGATTTGAAGAAGAAGTTCATAGTTTTTATAAAAGAGAAGATTTGCATAATAATTTACCTTCTATGCGTTGTGTAGGTTATAAGCAAATGTGGGAGTATTTTTCTGGAAAATTGAAATATCATGAAATGATTCATCAGGCTATATTAGCAACAAAAACATTAGCAAAGCATCAAATTACATGGTTAAAAAAATGGAAAAATATAGATCTTATTATAGATGATACAAATATGAATCAAGCTTTTAAAAAAGTATCAAATTTTATTAGACATATAAATATTATCAAAACTTAA
- the tsaE gene encoding tRNA (adenosine(37)-N6)-threonylcarbamoyltransferase complex ATPase subunit type 1 TsaE yields MKKIVFLLNKEKETMFVGYNLGKIIKSKIDKYILYFYGDLGSGKTTFIRGFLRGLGYTGVVKSPSYTLLESYFLKQYNVYHFDFYRVNSFKEIELLGIQDFFYQNFIFLIEWAEKGENFLSLPDIKIYLSYLNEDRRMISLFFLNQKLNIISKKKLMDK; encoded by the coding sequence ATGAAAAAAATAGTTTTTCTCTTAAATAAAGAAAAAGAAACTATGTTTGTAGGTTATAATTTAGGTAAAATTATTAAAAGTAAAATTGATAAGTATATTTTATATTTTTATGGTGATTTGGGCAGTGGTAAAACTACTTTTATTCGTGGTTTTTTAAGAGGTTTAGGTTATACTGGTGTTGTTAAAAGTCCGAGTTACACATTATTAGAATCATATTTTTTAAAACAATACAACGTATATCATTTTGATTTTTATCGCGTCAATTCTTTTAAAGAAATTGAATTATTAGGAATACAAGATTTTTTTTATCAAAATTTTATTTTTTTAATTGAATGGGCAGAAAAAGGGGAAAACTTTTTAAGTTTACCTGATATAAAAATTTATTTATCCTATCTTAATGAAGATAGGAGGATGATTTCTTTATTTTTTTTAAATCAAAAGTTAAATATAATTTCTAAAAAAAAATTAATGGATAAATAA